The genomic region TGGCTTAGACAATTGCATCCAGAGCGACATTCCACCTTTACTGGCCGCAAAACTGACATGTTCACCAAGGCGTGTTTCCAAATGCGCTTTCACTCGTTCTGAATTCGCCCAAACGTCTCGAGCACGTTTGGTTAATGAACGTTTACTGTTTGGCTGTAATGCATCACTCAAAGCGGCCTGCTGCACATCGCTCAACGCCATATCTGCGCCTAAAAAAGCCCCTTCTAACAAGGCTTGATGCTTACCCGGTAAACACCAGCTTGCTGAACGATCTACACCTTTTGATTCTACGCCACCGATATAAACAATCTGATCCGACGAATCCAATGACTTGTAAGTCATCATCGAACCCGCGCGATATGCTAGATGCGAACACAAATCCCACTCAATCACTGGTAACTTGGTTTCTTCGATAATCGCTAACCAACGACGCAAGCTTAAATTACTCACCAATTGACCGGCTGGAAACGAAAACTGCCCCGGCAAGACAATTAGGCGTATGTCTTTGTCACGCAAGCAGCGAATCGCTAAATCAAGATCGACACCGCGCTCGCCAGCAGAAAGTGCAATGACCTTTCGCCCTAAACTCTGCAAAGTGGTCGTGATTCTGGGATCACAAGGCGTTAACACCAAAACGCTATCGCCTCGTTGAGTCAGCGTTTGCACGGTTTGAGTGAACATAGCTAGAGGCGAATACCCTAGCCAAAGGTGAGAAGCATGCGCTTTGATACCAAGCCCTTTCAGATGCTCACTAACGGCTTCACGGGCTGCCAAATGACCTTTGCCTAAGACAGGAAGGCTTACGTCTTCCTGACGTGCTGCAGGG from Marinomonas rhizomae harbors:
- a CDS encoding GntR family transcriptional regulator — protein: MADFLYKGVVDWFLDQMSQEAIVPGDKMPSLRALSKQLGLSLNTVIHGYELLSEDGWIESRPKSGYFVCHRSETKPALLLAGDNLRELANDGTKPAWSCLAHRAALVDQSDTFLSPAARQEDVSLPVLGKGHLAAREAVSEHLKGLGIKAHASHLWLGYSPLAMFTQTVQTLTQRGDSVLVLTPCDPRITTTLQSLGRKVIALSAGERGVDLDLAIRCLRDKDIRLIVLPGQFSFPAGQLVSNLSLRRWLAIIEETKLPVIEWDLCSHLAYRAGSMMTYKSLDSSDQIVYIGGVESKGVDRSASWCLPGKHQALLEGAFLGADMALSDVQQAALSDALQPNSKRSLTKRARDVWANSERVKAHLETRLGEHVSFAASKGGMSLWMQLSKPLDVASMTALLASFRHAIVPGALVSHEADANYWLAVNVTLDDVEPLAKALAEHLVVDEVEPVAESEIVDESEEPSIEETDEQAEQTEENEQTEDIVESIESDLAQPDSEKETNKSRNATTEPLYNPMLDLINHDFG